A single window of Rana temporaria chromosome 1, aRanTem1.1, whole genome shotgun sequence DNA harbors:
- the LOC120945055 gene encoding vomeronasal type-2 receptor 26-like yields the protein MAQHDQPLTLVSNLQTPGGGTVSSPSDILQTFNAFYKTLYSSSLSSDFQPEMLNDLLDPLCITVYDNVRISVFHEKLHKYVSIVNFPAGAKIPYNQGKEIPTALNLQSWLFLNSSGILSTTISNLRGPDFVPKSFPNMSDPRFWKTGKVPVSRCSDPCLPGSRKKFASSIHKCCYECVPCPEGEISNISDSENCMKCPDDEWPNEKKDRCVPKLVEFLSYTDDPIAAAFSPVSIVSCLLTGLILGVFIHYRDTPIVKANNRNLSYLLLVSIMLSFLCVFLFLGRPVDITCMLRVTSFGVIFSVAVSSLLAKSIMVCIAFKATKPGSPWRKWMGAKLPNCIICVFSLVQVVICVSWLSTNPPFQDQDTHSYQGKIIIQCNEGSVIGFYSVLGYMGLLAAVSFIIAFLARTLPDSFNETKYITFSMLVFCSVWIAMIPAYLSTRGKYMVAVEVFAIMASSTGLLGCIFFYKCYIILLRPDLNIKIVIH from the exons atggcccaacacgaccaacctcTCACTCTAGTATCAAATTTACAGACCCCGGGAGGTGGGACGGTGTCCTCCCCCTCGGACATCTTACAGACCTTTAACGCCTTTTACAAAACTCTATACTCCTCCAGCCTGTCCTCAGATTTCCAGCCTGAGATGTTAAACGACCTACTGGACCC ACTTTGTATAACTGTATATGATAATGTGCGTATTTCTGTCTTCCATGAAAAGCTGCACAAATATGTGAGCATTGTTAATTTCCCGGCCGGGGCCAAGATCCCCTATAATCAGGGGAAAGAAATTCCAACTGCTCTTAATTTACAAAGCTGGCTTTTTCTTAACAGTTCAGGTATTTTGTCTACAACAATTTCCAATCTTCGAGGCCCAGACTTTGTGCCTAAGTCATTTCCCAATATGAGTGATCCTCGCTTCTGGAAAACCGGCAAA GTTCCGGTATCTCGGTGCTCAGATCCCTGTTtacctggcagcagaaaaaagttTGCATCTTCCATCCATAAATGTTGCTATGAGTGTGTTCCATGTCCAGAAGGAGAGATCTCCAACATTTCAG ACAGTGAAAACTGCATGAAATGTCCTGATGATGAATGGCCAAATGAGAAGAAGGATCGGTGTGTTCCAAAATTGGTGGAATTTCTCTCCTACACTGATGATCCAATTGCTGCAGCATTTTCACCTGTCTCCATCGTCTCTTGTCTTCTGACTGGTTTAATATTGGGGGTATTTATACATTACCGGGACACCCCCATTGTTAAAGCTAATAACCGGAACCTGAGCTATCTTCTCCTGGTCTCCATCATGCTGAGCTTCCTCTGTGTCTTCTTGTTCCTCGGACGTCCAGTAGATATAACCTGCATGCTGCGTGTAACCTCTTTTGGTGTTATCTTCTCAGTTGCCGTCTCTTCTCTACTTGCCAAAAGTATCATGGTGTGTATTGCTTTTAAAGCCACCAAACCTGGGAGTCCCTGGAGGAAATGGATGGGAGCCAAACTGCCCAATTGTATCATTTGTGTCTTCTCACTGGTTCAAGTAGTAATCTGTGTCTCTTGGTTGTCTACTAATCCCCCCTTCCAGGATCAGGACACTCACTCTTATCAGGGAAAGAtcatcattcagtgtaatgaGGGTTCAGTTATCGGCTTCTACTCTGTCCTGGGATATATGGGGCTTCTGGCAGCTGTGAGCTTCATTATAGCTTTTTTAGCcaggacattaccggacagttttaatgagaccaagtacatcaccttcagcatgctggtgttctgcagtgtctggattgccatgatcccggcctatctgagcaccagagggaaatacatggtggctgtggaggTTTTTGCTATAATGGCATCAAGTACTGGACTTCTTGGCTGTATATTTTTCTACAAATGTTACATAATTCTGTTAAGACCCGACCTGAATATAAAAATAGTTATCCACTAA